In Sphaerospermopsis torques-reginae ITEP-024, the genomic window TCTCCGGTCCTCCTACATTGCGAGCCGGTATCCCTTCAGCCAATCCCTCGGCATACATAGGCGCGTCCACAGCCATCGGTACACCCGTTGCCATCGGCTTGTGTATACCTTTCTTTGTCGGGCTTGCCCAGGCGATCGGCGGCTAATCCTAGACGGTTTATAGTCTGTTGGTGCTACTTGAACCGGCAGACTAAGCAACTCAGTATTGGGTTTGCATGACAAAAATATATAATATCAAGTTACGTAGGTAAAGAGGTAAGCAATATGTCCAAGAAAGCCAACAAGCTCGTCATCGTCACCGAAAAGGTGCTGATCAAAAAGGTCGCCAAGATCATTGAAGAATGCGGAGCGACTGGTTATACAGTGGTGGATACTGGTGGTAAAGGTAGTCGCAACGTGCGCTCTACAGGTAAACCCAACACTGCTGACACTGATTCTAATGTGAAGTTCGAGGTACTCACCGAAACACGGGAGATGGCGGAGAATATCGCAGATAAGGTCGCAATTACATTTTTTACCGATTATGCGGGCATTATCTATATCTGTGAAGCAGAGGTACTGTACGGAAGACATTTCTGTGGACCAGACGGCTGTTGAGTGGAAACGACGCAGACTTTAAAAGCCGGGGCATGACCCCGGTTTTTTGATGGTCGTTACTCAAAACGTTAGTCAATTTAAATCCCACATTCCGCACCCCAACTGTCACGTGGAATTAAATAGACATCTGGTGCAATTTATCATCGTAGAGACAATTAATTGTCGGGTTTCAGATTATGCACATTTGATTACCACCAGATGTTTAATAGATAGGGTTGGCTGAATAATGTAAAACCTAGATATATCAAAAGTTTGAGGTCAATACTGTTCGGTTCAGAGTTTTTGTAGGTTGGGTTGAACACAGTGAAACCCAACAAACGCTATGATCAATTAAATAGGGGTTGCTGAATCAACTCAAAACATTGATCAATCAAAGGGTGTTTTTTTCCCACCTGTGTAGTCTTCTGAATGTGGTATTTCCTAGAAAATCCTATGAAAATACATCTAAGATTTTCTCAAGAGATTAAATCCTTACTGCAACGTTTAGCAGAAAAGCCTCTCACTCTTGGTGATGTGCTGACGGAAACTTCCGAACGGGGTTTTAGCTTGGTGATTGCATTATTAGTTTTACCGTTTTTGTTTCCCATGCCTCCAGGGTTAACTGGTCCTTTTGGGGCTGCT contains:
- a CDS encoding P-II family nitrogen regulator → MSKKANKLVIVTEKVLIKKVAKIIEECGATGYTVVDTGGKGSRNVRSTGKPNTADTDSNVKFEVLTETREMAENIADKVAITFFTDYAGIIYICEAEVLYGRHFCGPDGC